Proteins co-encoded in one Pseudarthrobacter chlorophenolicus A6 genomic window:
- a CDS encoding ABC transporter permease → MSTTEAPVPVANPRSSFFLRLPVVSHVRQSVGLQRGMLIMGLVLTAVFLLTALLAPFIAPYGFAQLSDGDGNFPAQQPPGGKHLLGTTVGGYDVLSRVMWGTQTALLVIIIAVVLSIFAGVILGLVSGYIGGWLDRILVVVADAIYAFPSLLLAIVMAIVISGGQSSLFGGVMAAAISITVVFIPQYFRVIRAETIRLKAEPFVESAKVVGASNLRIITRHIYRNATRTLPLIFTLNASEAILTLAALGFLGFGIEPSSASEWGFDLSKALADTTSGIWWTGVFPGLAIVWVVLGLTLVGESINDLNDPRLRGRKRANRKAPAASPAADAAPGPDTESSNP, encoded by the coding sequence ATGTCCACAACTGAAGCTCCGGTACCCGTGGCTAACCCGCGGTCCTCCTTCTTCCTGCGGCTCCCGGTGGTGTCGCATGTGCGCCAAAGCGTGGGACTGCAGCGCGGGATGCTCATCATGGGCCTCGTCCTGACAGCCGTCTTTCTCCTGACCGCTCTGCTTGCCCCGTTCATCGCCCCGTACGGATTCGCCCAGCTGTCTGACGGCGACGGAAACTTCCCCGCCCAGCAGCCGCCCGGCGGCAAACACCTGCTGGGCACCACCGTGGGAGGGTACGACGTCCTGTCCCGCGTGATGTGGGGAACCCAGACGGCACTGCTGGTCATCATCATCGCCGTAGTGCTGTCCATCTTCGCCGGTGTCATCCTTGGCCTCGTCAGCGGTTACATCGGCGGCTGGCTTGACCGGATCCTGGTGGTGGTGGCGGACGCCATCTACGCCTTCCCTTCCCTGCTGCTGGCGATCGTCATGGCCATTGTGATCAGCGGGGGACAATCCAGCCTTTTCGGTGGTGTCATGGCAGCGGCCATATCCATCACCGTGGTGTTCATCCCGCAGTACTTCCGGGTCATCAGGGCTGAGACCATCAGGCTCAAGGCCGAACCGTTCGTGGAGTCCGCCAAGGTGGTGGGGGCGTCGAACCTGCGCATCATCACGCGCCACATCTACCGGAACGCCACGCGGACACTGCCTCTGATCTTCACGCTTAATGCGTCCGAGGCGATCCTCACCCTCGCCGCACTGGGTTTCCTGGGCTTCGGCATCGAACCCAGCTCAGCCTCCGAATGGGGCTTCGACCTAAGCAAGGCCCTTGCCGACACCACCTCCGGTATCTGGTGGACGGGAGTCTTCCCGGGCCTGGCCATTGTGTGGGTGGTCCTGGGCCTGACCCTGGTGGGTGAAAGCATCAACGACCTCAACGATCCCCGCCTGCGCGGACGAAAGCGCGCGAACCGAAAGGCTCCCGCCGCTTCTCCCGCCGCCGACGCCGCCCCGGGACCTGACACAGAATCGAGCAACCCGTGA
- a CDS encoding ABC transporter ATP-binding protein, which produces MTENLDTPSGNGVPGTKTVLGIDHLQVTFATDSGDVHAVKDVSLELKAGEVLAIVGESGSGKTVTAKTILGLLPETATSSGAVLINGTNIISLSPARLRQIRGRDVAMVFQEPSTALNPVFTVGWQIAEGIRAHSGQGGGKRVSAKEAKERAIDALRKVGIPDPEHRVNYYPHQFSGGQKQRVVIAAALALNPGLIVADEPTTALDVTVQAEILELLRDLRGQYGTSIVLITHNMGVVADLADRVVVMYQGDIVEEAPARKLFAEPKQDYTRQLLAAVPHLGRNSASEGLTERRHQGGEVLVEAKDLTIEYPGRLGTPAFKAVDGVSFTLSRGEVFGLVGESGSGKTTIGRAIAGLNRTTGGSLKVLGYEMLDLRERTFKPLRKDIGFVFQDPAASFNPQLTIGECIAEPMVIHTRPSEAQARKRVGELLESVQLPASYAGRYPHELSGGQRQRASLARALSLNPRLLIADEPTSALDVSVQAKVLELFRDIQEEFGFGCLFISHDLAVVDILSTWVGVLYKGKLVEQGIGSQVMGSPQHDYTRRLIASLPVPDPDEQARRREESRALLGL; this is translated from the coding sequence GTGACCGAAAACCTGGATACGCCATCGGGCAACGGAGTCCCGGGAACGAAGACCGTCCTCGGCATTGACCACCTGCAGGTCACCTTCGCCACCGACTCCGGCGACGTTCATGCTGTCAAGGATGTGAGCCTGGAGCTCAAGGCCGGTGAAGTCCTGGCCATCGTGGGGGAGTCGGGCTCGGGCAAGACCGTTACCGCCAAAACCATCCTTGGCCTGCTACCTGAAACTGCCACCAGTTCCGGTGCCGTCCTCATCAACGGCACCAACATCATCAGCCTCAGTCCTGCCCGCCTGCGCCAGATCCGCGGGCGGGACGTCGCAATGGTGTTCCAGGAACCGTCCACGGCGCTGAATCCTGTCTTTACTGTCGGCTGGCAGATCGCAGAGGGTATCCGCGCCCACTCCGGACAGGGCGGCGGCAAGCGGGTCTCAGCAAAGGAAGCCAAGGAACGGGCCATCGATGCCCTGCGCAAGGTGGGTATCCCGGATCCTGAGCACCGGGTGAACTACTACCCGCACCAGTTCTCCGGCGGGCAGAAGCAGCGGGTGGTGATCGCAGCAGCCCTCGCGCTGAACCCCGGACTGATCGTGGCTGATGAACCCACCACAGCCCTCGACGTCACCGTCCAGGCGGAAATCCTGGAACTGCTCCGCGACCTGCGCGGCCAATACGGCACCTCGATCGTCCTGATCACCCACAACATGGGCGTGGTGGCCGACCTGGCCGACAGGGTGGTGGTGATGTACCAGGGCGACATCGTGGAAGAGGCGCCGGCGCGGAAGCTGTTCGCCGAGCCCAAGCAGGACTACACCCGGCAACTCCTGGCCGCGGTGCCGCACCTGGGCCGGAACTCGGCGTCGGAAGGGCTGACGGAACGGCGCCACCAGGGCGGGGAGGTGCTGGTCGAGGCGAAGGATCTCACCATCGAATACCCGGGAAGGCTGGGAACGCCGGCCTTCAAGGCAGTGGACGGCGTCAGTTTCACCCTGTCCAGGGGTGAGGTTTTCGGTCTGGTGGGCGAATCCGGCTCTGGCAAGACCACCATTGGGCGGGCCATCGCCGGCCTGAACCGGACCACCGGCGGCAGCCTCAAGGTCCTGGGCTACGAAATGCTGGACCTGAGGGAACGGACCTTCAAACCGCTCCGCAAGGACATCGGCTTCGTCTTCCAGGACCCGGCCGCTTCCTTCAACCCGCAACTGACCATCGGGGAGTGCATCGCCGAGCCCATGGTGATCCACACCCGGCCCAGCGAAGCGCAGGCGCGCAAACGCGTCGGCGAGCTGCTCGAATCAGTCCAGCTCCCGGCGTCGTACGCGGGACGCTACCCGCACGAACTCTCCGGCGGGCAGCGGCAGCGGGCGTCACTGGCGCGCGCGCTGAGCCTGAACCCGCGGCTGCTGATTGCAGACGAGCCGACGTCGGCCCTCGACGTCTCGGTCCAGGCGAAGGTCCTGGAGCTGTTCCGGGACATCCAGGAGGAGTTTGGTTTCGGCTGCCTGTTTATCAGCCACGACCTCGCGGTGGTAGACATCCTGTCCACGTGGGTGGGCGTGCTGTACAAGGGAAAGCTGGTGGAACAGGGAATCGGCAGCCAGGTCATGGGAAGCCCGCAGCACGACTACACGCGCCGCCTCATCGCATCCCTTCCCGTTCCCGACCCCGACGAGCAGGCCCGGCGGCGGGAGGAAAGCCGGGCACTGCTGGGCCTCTAG
- the mnmA gene encoding tRNA 2-thiouridine(34) synthase MnmA gives MRVLAAMSGGVDSAVAAARAVEAGHDVVGVHLALSRMPGTLRTGSRGCCTIEDSRDAWRACDVLGIPYYVWDFSERFKEDVVQDFIDEYAAGRTPNPCMRCNERIKFAALLEKAIALGFDAVCTGHYAKVIEDSHGNRELHRAADWAKDQSYVLGVLTHEQLKHSMFPLADTPSKAEVRAEAERRGLSVANKPDSHDICFIPDGDTAGWLAEKIDMSTGDIVDETGAKVGEHPGANAFTVGQRRGLKLGRPAADGKPRFVLEIRPKENKVVVGPEALLAIDEIQGIKVSWAGLPIEEVDTGAEFDCHAQVRAHGDPVPAHARMEADPDSADAPARLVVTLTDPLRGVAPGQTVVLYQGSRVLGQATIDAARSLQRAAL, from the coding sequence ATGCGAGTTTTAGCAGCCATGAGCGGCGGCGTTGATTCCGCCGTTGCAGCCGCCCGCGCCGTCGAGGCGGGCCACGACGTCGTCGGCGTCCACCTGGCGCTGTCCCGGATGCCCGGCACGCTGCGGACAGGCAGCCGGGGTTGCTGCACCATTGAGGACTCGCGGGACGCCTGGCGTGCCTGCGACGTGCTCGGCATTCCCTATTACGTATGGGATTTCTCGGAGCGCTTCAAGGAAGATGTGGTCCAGGACTTCATTGACGAATACGCCGCGGGCCGCACGCCCAACCCCTGCATGCGCTGCAATGAACGGATCAAGTTCGCCGCGCTCCTCGAAAAGGCCATCGCCCTCGGCTTTGACGCCGTCTGCACCGGCCACTACGCCAAGGTGATCGAAGACTCCCACGGGAACCGCGAGCTCCACCGTGCTGCGGACTGGGCCAAGGACCAGAGCTATGTGCTGGGCGTCCTGACCCACGAGCAGCTCAAGCACTCCATGTTCCCCCTTGCAGACACGCCGTCCAAGGCCGAGGTCCGGGCGGAAGCTGAGCGCCGGGGTTTGTCGGTGGCCAACAAACCCGACAGCCACGACATCTGCTTCATCCCCGACGGCGACACTGCCGGATGGCTTGCCGAAAAGATCGACATGTCCACCGGGGACATCGTGGACGAAACCGGAGCCAAGGTTGGCGAGCACCCCGGGGCCAACGCCTTCACGGTGGGCCAGCGCCGCGGCCTGAAACTTGGACGCCCGGCCGCCGACGGCAAGCCCCGTTTCGTGCTGGAGATCCGGCCCAAGGAAAACAAAGTGGTCGTCGGCCCTGAAGCGCTGCTGGCCATCGACGAAATCCAGGGCATCAAAGTCTCCTGGGCCGGTCTTCCCATCGAGGAAGTGGACACCGGCGCGGAATTCGATTGCCATGCGCAGGTCAGGGCCCACGGGGACCCCGTGCCGGCGCATGCCCGGATGGAAGCGGATCCCGACTCCGCGGACGCCCCGGCCCGGCTTGTGGTCACGCTGACTGACCCGCTGCGAGGCGTGGCTCCCGGGCAGACGGTTGTCCTGTACCAGGGCAGCCGCGTGCTTGGCCAGGCCACCATCGACGCCGCCCGGTCGCTTCAGCGCGCAGCGCTCTAG
- a CDS encoding ABC transporter substrate-binding protein has translation MTKSNKALHSAIALAGISALALTACTGPSGGGGTSTNGSGGSTITLGTTDKVVTLDPAGSYDAGSFLVMNQVYPFLLNAKPGSADASPDIAESASFTAPTEYTVKLKSGLKFANGHALTSSDVKFSVDRVVKIADPNGPASLLSNLESVEATDDTTVVFKLKAANDQVFPGVLASNSGPIIDEEVFPADKVMGDDDIVKAKPFAGPYSIDSYKKNELISLSVNPDYQGLLGKPANDGANIKYYADANNLKLDIQQGNIDVAGRSLTATDVADLEKDSKVKVHKGPGGELRYIVFNFDTMPFGAKTPEADPAKALAVRQAMANIVDRDAIADQVYKGTYLPAYSVVPEGFLGAKQPLKDLYGDGGKPSLDKAKKVFADAGISGPVTIKLQYNPDHYGSSSGDEYAMIKEQLEKSGLFTVNLQSTEWVTYSKDRTADAYPVYQLGWFPDYSDPDNYLTPFFVPGNFLKNHYDNADVAALIQKQLTTVDKDERVKILGEAQDAVAKDLSTLPLLQGAQVLVSGADVKGVETTLDASFKTRLGVISK, from the coding sequence ATGACCAAGAGCAACAAAGCACTGCACAGCGCCATCGCGCTGGCAGGCATCTCCGCACTCGCACTGACGGCCTGCACGGGCCCGTCGGGCGGCGGCGGAACCTCCACGAACGGCAGCGGAGGCAGCACGATTACCCTCGGGACGACTGACAAAGTGGTCACGCTCGACCCCGCAGGTTCCTACGACGCCGGTTCCTTCCTGGTGATGAACCAGGTCTACCCCTTCCTGCTGAACGCCAAGCCCGGAAGTGCGGACGCCTCGCCGGACATCGCTGAATCAGCGTCCTTCACCGCCCCCACCGAGTACACAGTCAAGCTGAAATCAGGCCTGAAATTCGCCAACGGGCATGCCCTCACTTCGTCAGACGTGAAGTTCTCCGTCGACCGCGTGGTGAAGATCGCGGACCCCAACGGCCCCGCGTCGCTGCTGAGCAACCTGGAATCCGTTGAGGCGACTGACGACACCACCGTCGTGTTCAAGCTCAAGGCCGCAAACGACCAGGTCTTCCCGGGCGTTCTGGCGTCAAACTCGGGACCCATCATCGACGAGGAAGTCTTCCCGGCTGACAAGGTCATGGGCGACGACGATATCGTCAAGGCCAAGCCTTTCGCAGGCCCCTACAGCATCGACAGCTACAAGAAGAATGAGCTCATCAGCCTCAGCGTGAACCCTGACTACCAGGGACTGCTCGGCAAGCCGGCCAACGACGGCGCCAACATCAAGTACTACGCCGATGCCAACAACCTCAAGCTCGACATCCAGCAGGGCAACATTGATGTTGCCGGCCGGTCGCTGACCGCCACGGACGTGGCCGACCTGGAGAAGGATTCCAAGGTCAAGGTGCACAAGGGTCCCGGCGGCGAGCTGCGATACATCGTCTTCAACTTCGACACCATGCCGTTCGGCGCCAAGACCCCCGAGGCCGACCCCGCAAAGGCCCTGGCCGTGCGCCAGGCCATGGCCAACATCGTGGACCGCGACGCCATCGCCGACCAGGTCTACAAGGGCACGTACCTGCCTGCCTACTCCGTGGTCCCGGAAGGATTCCTTGGCGCAAAGCAGCCGTTGAAAGACCTGTACGGAGATGGCGGCAAGCCTAGCCTGGACAAGGCCAAGAAGGTCTTCGCCGACGCCGGAATCAGCGGTCCGGTCACCATCAAGCTCCAGTACAACCCTGACCACTACGGCAGCTCCTCAGGTGACGAATACGCCATGATCAAGGAGCAGCTTGAAAAGTCCGGCCTGTTCACCGTGAACCTGCAGTCCACCGAGTGGGTCACCTACTCCAAGGACCGCACCGCCGACGCTTACCCGGTCTACCAGCTGGGCTGGTTCCCCGATTACTCCGATCCGGACAACTACCTCACCCCGTTCTTCGTTCCGGGCAACTTCCTGAAGAACCACTACGACAACGCAGACGTTGCGGCCCTGATCCAGAAGCAGCTGACCACGGTGGACAAGGACGAGCGCGTCAAGATCCTGGGCGAAGCCCAGGACGCCGTTGCCAAGGACCTTTCCACCCTGCCCCTGCTCCAGGGTGCCCAGGTCCTGGTGTCCGGTGCCGACGTCAAGGGCGTGGAGACTACCCTGGACGCTTCGTTCAAGACCCGCCTGGGTGTTATCTCCAAGTAG
- a CDS encoding ABC transporter permease: MTTLIEAPPEDSDGLLPAKKKPSGGGLGQYILIRFLLIFPTILILVTMVFFLMRITGDPITAAMGGRLPPDQLQQRITAAGYDRPILVQYFEYLGQLVTGNFGTTLSDNRKVTEMLGTYGSATLELSINALIVALLVGIPLGMLAAHRRDHVPDAVLRIFAILCYATPVFFAGLLLKLTFSVWLGWLPVAGRAKTSTELALTSLQAPTGIYWLDALRSGNMAALGDVMAHAVLPAVALGLLTAGIFLRLVRTNVIGTLGKDYVEAGRSRGVSEFRLVTKHAYKPALIPIITVMGLQIAVMLGGAVLTEKTFEWKGLGFQLATYLTARDYVAVQGIVVLLAVIVATTNFIVDVVAALIDPRVRY; the protein is encoded by the coding sequence ATGACCACATTGATTGAAGCGCCGCCGGAAGATTCCGACGGCCTGTTGCCGGCCAAGAAGAAGCCGTCCGGCGGAGGACTTGGCCAGTACATCCTGATCCGTTTCCTCCTGATTTTCCCCACTATCCTCATCCTGGTCACCATGGTGTTCTTCCTCATGCGGATCACAGGCGACCCCATCACCGCCGCAATGGGCGGCAGGCTGCCGCCCGACCAGCTGCAGCAGCGGATCACCGCCGCCGGGTACGACCGGCCGATCCTGGTGCAGTACTTCGAATACCTGGGCCAGCTGGTGACCGGCAACTTTGGGACAACACTGTCCGACAACCGAAAAGTGACCGAAATGCTCGGCACCTACGGGTCCGCCACCCTCGAACTGAGCATCAACGCGCTGATCGTGGCACTGCTCGTCGGAATTCCGCTGGGTATGCTGGCGGCCCACCGCAGGGACCACGTTCCGGATGCCGTCCTGCGTATATTCGCCATTCTCTGCTACGCCACTCCTGTGTTCTTTGCCGGGCTGCTGCTGAAGCTGACGTTTTCCGTCTGGCTGGGCTGGCTGCCGGTGGCCGGACGGGCGAAGACATCCACCGAGCTTGCACTGACGTCACTCCAGGCTCCCACGGGAATCTATTGGCTCGACGCCTTGCGCAGCGGGAACATGGCTGCCCTGGGCGACGTCATGGCCCACGCTGTGCTTCCTGCCGTCGCACTGGGCCTGCTGACGGCAGGAATCTTCCTCCGCCTCGTGCGAACCAACGTCATTGGCACACTCGGCAAGGACTATGTCGAAGCGGGCCGTTCACGCGGTGTCAGCGAGTTCAGGCTGGTGACCAAGCACGCGTACAAGCCGGCACTGATTCCGATTATTACCGTGATGGGATTGCAGATCGCCGTGATGCTCGGTGGTGCAGTCCTGACTGAGAAGACGTTCGAATGGAAGGGGCTGGGATTCCAGCTGGCAACGTATCTCACGGCCCGTGACTACGTTGCCGTCCAAGGCATTGTGGTGCTCCTGGCAGTCATCGTGGCCACCACCAACTTCATCGTGGATGTTGTCGCCGCGCTGATCGACCCGCGGGTGAGGTACTGA
- a CDS encoding DUF4166 domain-containing protein codes for MNAPIYQKALGADFSRLQPELQEYFSLVPGSGQYGVGEGTFDVVGCRQSWLRPLMRLTSSEEAFFPEYGENIPFRIENHAHLDPFGRSSLTARREIRFAGRTRMFQDTTSVNQRNEGQEQGEGKGLRGVTPLVDYVGRYRRMVTDLNLSVTPEGRLRGISEFSRLFLGPLRLALPSALDAKAYAEQWWDPAEGPAGRHRIQVKVIQPQIGLVLVYAGSFDYRLRPYTGGSSAQSFLPRYAQPDRWENRT; via the coding sequence ATGAACGCACCGATCTACCAAAAGGCCCTGGGCGCGGACTTCAGCCGGCTCCAGCCCGAACTCCAGGAGTACTTTTCCCTGGTGCCCGGCTCGGGGCAGTACGGCGTGGGCGAGGGAACGTTCGACGTCGTAGGCTGCCGCCAGTCCTGGCTGCGCCCACTCATGCGGCTCACCAGCAGCGAAGAAGCGTTCTTTCCGGAGTACGGGGAGAATATCCCGTTCCGGATCGAGAACCACGCACACCTCGATCCCTTTGGCCGTTCCAGCCTCACGGCCCGGCGGGAGATCCGCTTCGCGGGCCGCACCCGGATGTTCCAGGACACCACCAGCGTCAACCAGCGGAACGAAGGGCAGGAGCAGGGCGAGGGGAAGGGGCTGCGCGGCGTAACCCCCCTGGTGGACTACGTAGGACGGTACCGGCGGATGGTCACGGATCTGAACCTCAGTGTCACCCCGGAGGGCAGGCTTCGCGGCATCTCCGAGTTCTCCCGGCTTTTCCTCGGGCCGCTGCGTCTTGCCCTGCCGTCCGCGCTGGACGCCAAGGCCTACGCGGAGCAGTGGTGGGATCCGGCCGAAGGCCCGGCGGGCAGGCACCGCATCCAGGTCAAGGTCATCCAGCCGCAGATCGGCTTGGTGCTGGTGTACGCCGGCAGCTTCGATTACCGGTTGCGGCCCTACACCGGCGGCAGCTCCGCGCAGAGCTTCCTGCCCCGGTACGCACAGCCGGACCGGTGGGAAAACCGAACCTGA
- a CDS encoding uroporphyrinogen decarboxylase/cobalamine-independent methonine synthase family protein, translated as MTAQHPEVSAPAPEQLLPTEVTATALGQWPGDDPHEAVRIIRGELGSPHLPFLPELPARGVGSDALGRTASLLEELAVDVQPFGWRLVDRPGKDYRRAASALSTDINILADVAGAEDSPDPEIKIQLVGPMSLAAGLHLHNGERALIDYGARRDLAESLAAGVGTYLSRVAAAVPGARLVVQLDEPDIAAVLAGTIPTASGYRTLRAVAGSEARESWRLVLEALRAAGAVETVIAVPEVEAPFEQILAAGADGIAVPLKALTTRQWEQLAGAAEAGKRLWIGALDVAGTARTKTADCVDSVWRPWRQLGLPAAAISSVRITPSSGLAAVTPSRAQELLGQLTKVADGLNQQALG; from the coding sequence GTGACCGCCCAACACCCGGAGGTTTCCGCTCCGGCGCCGGAACAGCTCCTGCCCACGGAAGTGACCGCCACGGCACTCGGGCAGTGGCCCGGTGATGACCCCCATGAAGCAGTGCGGATCATCCGCGGCGAACTCGGCAGCCCGCACCTGCCGTTCCTCCCGGAGCTCCCGGCCCGCGGCGTCGGCTCCGACGCATTGGGGCGCACCGCGTCCCTCCTTGAAGAGCTGGCCGTCGATGTGCAGCCGTTCGGCTGGCGCCTGGTGGACCGGCCGGGCAAGGATTACCGCCGCGCGGCCTCGGCGTTGTCCACGGACATCAACATCCTGGCCGATGTGGCAGGCGCAGAAGACAGCCCTGACCCGGAAATCAAGATTCAGCTGGTTGGCCCGATGAGCCTGGCCGCGGGACTGCACCTGCATAACGGCGAGCGCGCCCTGATCGACTACGGTGCCCGGCGGGACCTCGCGGAGTCGCTGGCTGCCGGCGTGGGAACCTACCTCAGCAGGGTGGCGGCCGCTGTGCCCGGAGCCCGGCTGGTGGTCCAGCTTGATGAACCGGACATCGCTGCGGTCCTGGCCGGCACCATCCCCACGGCCAGCGGCTACCGTACGCTCCGCGCGGTTGCGGGTTCCGAAGCCCGGGAATCGTGGCGCCTCGTCCTTGAGGCATTGAGGGCTGCCGGCGCCGTGGAAACTGTTATTGCGGTACCTGAAGTGGAGGCGCCCTTCGAGCAGATCCTCGCTGCCGGGGCCGACGGTATCGCCGTGCCGCTGAAGGCCCTGACTACCCGCCAGTGGGAGCAGTTGGCGGGCGCCGCTGAAGCGGGAAAGCGGCTCTGGATCGGTGCGCTGGATGTGGCCGGCACTGCACGGACGAAGACCGCTGACTGCGTTGACTCCGTCTGGCGACCGTGGCGCCAGCTTGGCCTTCCAGCCGCCGCCATCAGCAGCGTCCGGATCACTCCCTCATCGGGGCTCGCAGCCGTCACCCCTTCGCGGGCCCAGGAACTCCTGGGCCAACTGACCAAGGTGGCCGACGGGCTGAATCAGCAGGCGCTCGGCTAG
- a CDS encoding chorismate mutase — protein sequence MTQHNLHSSDSDDFDPAASSLAGQVDQSVMAELLSIRSSIDNIDATLVYLLAERFKATQKVGFLKANHRLPAGDPGREAAQIARLRRLAEDAHLDPAFAEKFLNFIIGEVIRHHEAIAEDHQAATGRQAQAPTRA from the coding sequence ATGACGCAGCACAACCTCCATTCTTCCGATTCCGACGATTTCGACCCCGCCGCAAGTTCGTTGGCCGGGCAGGTCGACCAGTCGGTGATGGCTGAACTGCTGTCAATCCGCTCCAGCATCGACAACATCGATGCGACGCTGGTGTACCTGCTGGCCGAGCGGTTCAAGGCAACACAGAAGGTCGGATTCCTCAAAGCCAACCACCGCCTGCCCGCGGGCGACCCGGGGCGGGAAGCGGCGCAGATCGCGAGGCTGCGGAGGCTCGCGGAAGACGCGCACCTGGACCCTGCGTTTGCCGAAAAGTTCCTCAACTTCATCATTGGCGAAGTGATCCGGCACCACGAAGCCATTGCCGAGGACCACCAGGCAGCGACCGGCCGGCAGGCGCAGGCGCCGACGCGCGCGTGA
- a CDS encoding cysteine desulfurase family protein, whose product MSAYLDHAATTPLSAEALAALTRELARTGNPSSLHGSGRRARRAVEDAREVVAAAAGAHPSEVIFTSGGTEADNLAVKGLFWSRVAEDPARRRILCSAVEHHAVLDTVEWLERHEHADITWLPVDSDGVVDLDVLGAELARDPGSIALVTVMWANNEVGTIQPVSRIVEMAHAAGVPVHSDAVQAFGSVAVDFKGSGLDAMSVSGHKIGGPVGVGALLLGRAVKLTPVQHGGGQERDVRSGTLDTASIAAFAAAAQAATSSLASESSRIAALRDRLIDGVRERVPEAVLRGAPGDGRLPGNAHFTFPGCEGDSLLFLLDLAGVESSTGSACTAGVPRPSHVLLAMGLDEETARGAQRFTLGHASTEADVEALLAALPEACARARQAGMAGHESSIQTAATVARRSAS is encoded by the coding sequence GTGTCCGCCTACCTCGACCACGCCGCCACCACCCCACTTTCCGCCGAAGCGCTGGCCGCTCTAACGCGCGAGTTGGCCCGCACCGGAAACCCGTCGTCGCTGCACGGCTCCGGGCGGCGGGCGCGCCGCGCTGTCGAGGACGCCCGGGAAGTGGTGGCCGCTGCCGCGGGCGCCCACCCTTCCGAGGTTATCTTTACCTCCGGCGGCACTGAGGCCGACAATCTCGCCGTCAAAGGCCTGTTCTGGTCCCGGGTGGCGGAGGACCCGGCGCGGCGGAGAATCCTCTGTTCCGCCGTCGAACACCACGCAGTCCTGGACACCGTGGAATGGCTGGAGCGGCACGAACACGCCGACATAACGTGGCTGCCTGTCGACAGCGACGGCGTGGTGGACCTGGACGTCCTGGGCGCCGAGCTTGCGCGGGATCCCGGCTCCATTGCCCTGGTGACCGTGATGTGGGCCAACAATGAAGTGGGGACCATCCAGCCCGTTTCCCGGATTGTCGAGATGGCCCACGCGGCCGGCGTTCCGGTCCATTCGGATGCTGTCCAGGCCTTCGGTTCGGTGGCAGTGGACTTCAAGGGCTCGGGACTGGACGCCATGTCCGTGTCCGGCCACAAAATCGGCGGGCCGGTGGGCGTGGGAGCGCTGCTCCTGGGCCGGGCGGTCAAACTCACCCCCGTCCAGCACGGAGGGGGCCAGGAGCGCGATGTCCGCTCGGGAACGCTGGACACTGCGTCCATCGCCGCTTTTGCCGCTGCTGCCCAGGCGGCCACCTCTTCCCTGGCATCGGAGTCCAGCCGGATCGCCGCGCTTCGGGACCGGTTGATCGACGGCGTCCGGGAACGGGTACCGGAAGCGGTCCTTCGCGGTGCGCCCGGCGATGGCCGGCTGCCCGGCAATGCCCACTTCACCTTCCCCGGGTGTGAAGGCGATTCGCTGTTGTTCCTCCTGGACCTGGCCGGAGTGGAGTCCTCAACCGGCTCTGCTTGTACCGCCGGGGTGCCGCGCCCCTCCCACGTACTCCTTGCCATGGGGCTTGATGAGGAAACCGCGCGTGGCGCGCAGCGCTTCACCCTTGGCCACGCTTCCACGGAAGCGGATGTGGAGGCGCTTCTGGCAGCTCTCCCGGAGGCCTGCGCCCGTGCGCGGCAGGCGGGGATGGCCGGGCATGAGTCTTCCATCCAGACCGCCGCGACGGTGGCCCGCCGAAGCGCCAGCTGA